In the genome of Methylotenera mobilis JLW8, the window AAAAAAATTTCAAGCGACAAGTTTAATGCCATGATTAAATTGTTATGCAAAATAATCAATGTCATTAAACTTTCAAACTATAATCACAAAATAAACAGTATTATTGTTTTTATATAAAACTGTTTTCACATAAAACTCGCACAAAAAGCTCTGCATCCTTTATGAATAATCAATCAAGTAACTCACCCGCAGATAAATCACTACTCGCGGCAATAGACCTTGGCTCCAATAGCTTCCGGCTTGAAATTGGCCGACTGGATAGCGGTCATATCGAGCGTGTGGAGTACATCAAAGAAGCGGTACGACAAGGTGGCGACCTAGATGAGGAGCGTAACCTAACCACCGATGCCATCGAACGCGGCATTCGCTGCTTATCTAGATTTGGTGAGCGCTTGCAAGGCTTTGATGCATCGCACGTACGTGCAGTTGCCACACAAACCTTGCGCGAAGCTAACAACCGCGATCACTTTCTCAAACTGGCAAAAAAGGCACTAGGCTTTGAAGTTGAGGTAATTTCCGGCGTAGAAGAAGCGCGTCTTATTTACCAAGGGGTAAGCCGCTTTTTACCCCAGTCCGATGAAAAAAGATTGGTGATAGACATCGGCGGACGCTCAACCGAGTTCATCCTTGGTCACGGTTTTGAGTCTACACAAACCGCATCACTGCACGTAGGCTCTGTGGCATGGGCACTCAAGCACTTTAGCAACGGTGAATTTACTGAAAAGGCATTTACACGCGCTGAGATTTCAGCCGAATCCATCTTTGAAACCTTGGGTAATCACTTCAACAACAAACACTGGGATGTCGCCTACGGCGCCTCGGGCACGGTGGGCGCGGTTGCAGATGTGCTAGCGCAATATGGCAAACCAGCTGATTCGGTTAGTAGAGAAAGCCTATATTGGCTAAAAGAAGAACTGCTCAAAGCAAGATATGTAGATAAGCTACGCTTGAATGGCTTAAAAGAAGACCGCAAACCGGTGATTGCCGGTGGCTTGTCAGTGCTGATTGCCGTGTTTGAGTTCCTCAACATCGATAACTTAAACGTGGCAAAAGGTGCGCTACGACACGGCTTGCTCCATGACATGCTGGCACGTGAGAACGACATACTGGACTTGCGTAATACATCAATTCAGCGCTTAGCACGTAAATTTGATGTAGATGAAACGCATGCCAACACGGTTGCTGAAGTTGCTGAGAAGTTATTTGAGAAAATCAGCGATGGCACAACCTTTGCAGACGGCGAATACTTTAAGCACGCCCGCAAATTACGCTGGGCAGCACAGTTGCACGAAATTGGCGGCATCATCTCCCCAGTAGATGCGCACTTGCATGGCGCCTACATCCTAGACCATACAGAACCAGTTGGCTTCTCACAAAGCGAGTTGCATTGCCTAAGTT includes:
- a CDS encoding Ppx/GppA phosphatase family protein is translated as MNNQSSNSPADKSLLAAIDLGSNSFRLEIGRLDSGHIERVEYIKEAVRQGGDLDEERNLTTDAIERGIRCLSRFGERLQGFDASHVRAVATQTLREANNRDHFLKLAKKALGFEVEVISGVEEARLIYQGVSRFLPQSDEKRLVIDIGGRSTEFILGHGFESTQTASLHVGSVAWALKHFSNGEFTEKAFTRAEISAESIFETLGNHFNNKHWDVAYGASGTVGAVADVLAQYGKPADSVSRESLYWLKEELLKARYVDKLRLNGLKEDRKPVIAGGLSVLIAVFEFLNIDNLNVAKGALRHGLLHDMLARENDILDLRNTSIQRLARKFDVDETHANTVAEVAEKLFEKISDGTTFADGEYFKHARKLRWAAQLHEIGGIISPVDAHLHGAYILDHTEPVGFSQSELHCLSLIILGHRGKLKRLEADFSDRIFMMQLICMRLSVILCHARQMPNLRGIQLTLNHNGFKVTLPKSWATKYPQSHYLLDEETLAWQKINWHFELVTTI